From Elusimicrobiota bacterium:
ACCATGGCCTCCGAGCTGCACCGCTATTCGGCCTTGCAGGTGGACCGCCTGCTGGCGCAGCAGCTCAAGACCGAGGCGGTCCTCTTCTCCACCAGCGACGGCATCATCATGCTGGACGAAGAGGGGCGCGTCCAGCTGGCCAACCGGAGGGTGCGGGAGCTCCTGGGGCTCAACGCGGCCCTGCGCATCGAGGGCCGCAGCCTGCGCGAGGTCATGCCCGACTCGAGCCTGCGCGAGCTGGTCCTGCAGTCTTGCGCGGACCCCAGGCCCGACAAGTTCAAGGACATCGACCTCTCCACCGAGACCAGCCGGCGCTGTCTGCGCATCAGCGCCCTGCCGGTCGTGGCCCCGGCGACCGGCGCGGCGCTGGGCGTGGTCACCACCGTGCGCGACGTGAGCTTCGAGAAGGAGCTCGACAGGATGAAGGAGGAGTTCCTGCATTACATCACGCACGACCTGCGCAACCCGCTGACCTCGGCCATGGGCTTCGTGGACGTCCTGCTCAAGGGCACGGCGGGGGCGCTCAACCCGAGGCAGCATGACATGGTCGCCATGGTCAAGCGCTCCTGCGGCCATCTGATGGGCATGGTCAACAACATCCTCGATATCGCCAAGCTGGAATCGGGCCACATCCAGCCGCAGCTGCGCCCGGCCTCTCTGGCGGACATCTCCGGCCGGGCGCTGGCCCTCCTGGAGCCTCTGGCCGCGCAGAAGAGCATCAAGCTCGCGCTCGCCGCCGCCGGGGAAAGCTCGGTGGAGGCTGACGCGGCCCTCATCGAGCGCGTGGTCATCAACCTGGTGGGCAACGCGATCAAGTTCACGCCCAAGTCGGGCGCCGTCACCGTGAACGTCGTAGACGCCGGCAGCGAGGTCCGGGTCAGCGTCGCGGACACCGGGGAGGGCATCCCGTCGCGGTACCTGGACCGCATCTTCCAGAAGTTCGAGCAGGTGGCCGGCCAGAGGCATGGCGGCACCGGGCTGGGCCTGACCATCTCCAAGTATTTCGTGGAGGCGCATCTGGGACGCATCTGGGTGGAGTCGCAGGTCGGCAAGGGCTCGCGCTTCACCTTCGCCATCCCCAAGGGGCTCTCCGTGGACGGCTCCGGGACCTTGTCCGTCGACTCGGCTCCGCCGCCCCTCACGTGAACGGCCGGGTCAAGGACAGGGGAGCCTGGCAAGCGCTATAATGCCGCAACGGCGCCGGCGTGAAGACCCGGAAAGGAGAGCTCCCATGAAAGACCCCCGCAACGAGACGTTGGCCAGGCTGCTCGTGGACTATTCCACGGAGCTCAAGAAGGGCGACACCCTTTACCTGGAAGTGAAGGGCCGCGACACCCTCGAGCTGGCCAAGGACGTGCTGCGCTGCGCCACCCAAAGGGGCGCCACCACCTTCTGGTTCTACAACGACGAGTCCCTCCAGCGCCACTTCGTGCGCCACGCCGGCGAGCGGCAGTTCCGCGAGCTGGCCGCCCTGCACCTCTCCCTCATGAAGAAGGCCGACGCCTACATCGGCATCCGCGGCTCGGACAACCCCTTCGACCTGGCCGACATGCCGGCAGAGCAGATGGGCCGCATGCAGAAGATCTTCTTCCAGACCGTGCACATGCGCCAGCGCATCCCGCACACGCGCTGGGTGGTCCTGCGCTACCCCAACAACGCCATGGCCCAGCTCGCCAAGACCTCCCAGGAGGCCTTCGCGGACTTCTACTACGACGTCTGCTGCGCGGACTACCCGCGCATGGATAAGGCCATGGACCGGCTGGTGGCCCTGCTGCGCCGGACCGACAAGGTCCGCCTGACCGGCCGCGGGACCGACCTGAGCTTCTCGATCAAGGGCATCCCCGCGATCAAGTGCGCGGGCAAGCTCAACATCCCGGACGGCGAGGTCTACACGGCCCCGGTGCGCGGCTCGGTCAACGGCACGATCCGCTACAACACGCCCACCCTCCACGACGGGATCGTCTTCCACGGGGTGACCTTGACCTTCAAGGACGGCAAGGTGGTCAAGGCCTCGGCGGACGCGCACGGCGACAAGCTCAACGCCGTGCTGGACACCGACGCCGGGGCCCGCTACGTGGGCGAGTTCGCGCTCGGGGTCAACCCCTTCATCCGGGAGCCCATGCTGGACACGCTCTTCGACGAGAAGATCGCGGGCTCCTTCCACTTCACGCCCGGCGCCTGCTACGACGACGCGGACAACGGCAACAAGTCCGCCGTCCACTGGGACCTGGTCTTCATCCAGCGGCCGGAATACGGGGGCGGGGAGATGTGGTTCGACGGCAAGCTCGTGCGCAAGGACGGGGCCTTCACCGACCGGACGCTCGAGCGGCAGTTCTCCAAGGCGAACCTCGCCCCAGCCGGCCGCTAAGGCGAGGGCAGCCGCACCGCGTTCAGGCGAGCTCCCGCGGCCAAAGCCTGCTGCTCCTCCAGCGGCGCCAGCAGGCCCAGCGGCCCGCCGGGCCTGACCGCGGCGGGGCCTTCCTCCCGGAGCGCGGCTGACTTGGCGGCGAAGGCAGCCAGGATGTAGCCCCAGCGCAGGGGATTGCCGCGCAGCAAGGACCGGGGGACCACGGCGCGTATGGTCATGCGGGAAAGGTCTGCGGACACCGGGATTTGGGCCAGCACCGCCGGCGCGCCCTCGGGGATGGCGCGCAGCAGGACGCCGCCTGAGGGGCCCAGGCTCAGAGCGTACTCCCAGCAGTCGCGGTTGGCCGCGAAAGAGCCGCGGCCTTCGAGCAGCGCCGGGCTGCCGGCTCCCGGGACGTGGTTGATGTCCATGTAGGCGTCCAGGACCAGCCGGCCCAGCGCGGCCGACGGGGTCCGGGTCGAGACGTCGATGGCCGCCATGTGGAAGGTGAAGGCCACGGAGGCGGCGTCCCAGTCCAGGCGCAGGCCCAGGATATGCCAGGGCTCGGCCGAGACTCCCTTCTCCGGTCCGCGGCTGAGGCTGCCGAAGGGGTTCTGGAAGGAAAGCCAGCCGGGCCCTTGCTCGGTGCGCAGATCCGTGGAGACCTCCTCGCCCGCGGCCGCGGTCCCGGTGGAGGCTTGGGGGCTCGCGAAGGAGGCGTAGAGGCGTCCCGGTACGGTCACCTTGAGGCGGCGGTACACGTTCATGAGATGCCGGCGCAGATCCCGGTCCGCGGCCGCGGCGTTGCCGGCCATGGTCCCGGACAGGATGCGGTAGTAGCGGTTGGCTTGCGCCGCGTAGAGGGCGTCGGCGGCGTTCTCCAGCGCCTTGATGTCCGCGGTCCCGGAATTCTGATAGCGCCGCAAGGCCGCAGCCGTGTCCTGATAGGCCTTCCAGGCCGCCTCGGCGGCCGGAGTGGCCGGCCTCGGGTCCGGACCCCAGCCGGGCCAGTCCTGGCTGTGGGCAGGTTCGACCGCGGGGTTCTCGGCCAGGTACTCGGAGGCCGTCTGCCAGCGCCAGTTGGGATGCTTGTCCACGAATTCCTTGAGCGAGGACACCATTGCGCCGCGCGGCACCAGGCCGGATGCCTCGTCGAGCACGATGAGGGCCGGCTGAGCGGGCAGCAGGGGGTCGGACTGGCCCGCGGCTTCGAGCTCCGCGGCAGCGGGGGGCTTCTCTTCGGAGCGCGGAGCCGTGAAGGGCAGCCAAGGAGCGCCTGCCTCGGCGCGCGCTTGGGCGTCGCCCACGCCGACCCAGGAGATGCCCATGGCCTGGAAGGCCGACGCCAGGCCCTGCGCTGCGGCTCCGCCCGCGGGCACGAAGCCCGCCGGAGCCGTGCTCAGGACGGCGCGGAATTTCTCGCGCGCCACGGCGAGGGGGTCCAAGACATGGCGCAGGTCGCTTGCCGCCGGTCCTCCGGCCACCAAGGCCAGGAGGGGGTCTCCGGGGATGCGCATGGCCAGCTCCAGGCGGCCGGTGCTCAGCGCCGGAGCCAGGGCCTCGCGGACCTCGGCGGTGAGCATGCCGGGAGTCAATGCCAAGGTGAGCTTGGGCTCCGGGGCGGAGCCCAGCGCCTTGGCCAAAGCCTGCCATTGGGAGAAGTCCTCGGCCGGCACGGCCAAGAGGACCACGGAGGCTTGTTCGTCCCAAGCCGCGAGCCGGCCGGGCCAGAGCAGGCAAGCCGCCAGCAGCAGAGCCCTCACTTCACCGTCCTCACGGAAACGGGCTTGCCGCCGGGGGCGGTCTCGGCGCGCGCCTCGGGGTCGGGCGTGGTCTGGCCGTCCACCAGGAAGAGGTAGTGGTAGGCGCCGGGAGGCAGGGGCAGCATGATCTCCCAGGAGCCGCCCGCGGCGCGGGAGAGCAGGAGGGTCCCGGCCTTCCAGCCGTTGAAGTCTCCGATGAGGTCCACGGCCTTGGCCTTGGGCGCGCGCAGGCGGAACTCGGCGAAGCGCAGGTCCTGCTCGGGAGGGGAGTGGAAGTCGCCGCGGTGGTCTAGGAACCTGACCTGGATGGGGCGGATGGTGGCCGGCGCTGCGCCGGTCAGGAAGTCATAGTAGGACTGCAGAGCGCGCAGGAGCACGGCCGAGGGGACCACTGTGACCGCGCCGATGAGGCCGACCACGAGCCAGAAGGCCCATTTGCGGCTGCCGAAGCGGTCTTGCACCGCACCAATCTTATTACTTTGGGCGGGAACTGTCTAACTAGTCCTCGTTGGGAGAGCAGACGGACGGGGAGTTGCGCTGGGTGCACATGCCGTAGCCCACGCTGCCGGAGGTGGCGCAAACGGACGGGGGTGCGCTAGGTTTTGGCGGCGAAGCGCTGCTGGAGCTCGCGCAGCGCGGCCTCGATCTCCGCGACTCTGGCTTCGAGCCGGGCGACGCGGTCGGGCGCTGGCTCCGCCGGCGCCGGGGGCTGCGCGGCCGGGGCCTGGGGCTCTTGCTGCGGCGCGTTCTCGGTGAAGAGCTGCTGGTAGCGGGATTCCTTCTGTCCGGGCTGGCGGGGCAGGCGGCTGATGATGGCGCCGTCCACGCGGCTGGCGAGCGCCGCCATGAGGGCTTCGACTTCGACCGTGCTTTCGAACTCGCAGAGGCGTTCGGCGCGGGTCTTGATCTCGCCCGGCGTCTGGGGGCCTCTCAGGAGCAGGATGCAGATGGCGCCTATGGTCTTGGGGTCTTCAGTGGCGAGCAGGACGTCGATGTGGTGGCTGTACTTGGCGGCGCGGGCGCCGGCTTCGTGGATCCGGCCGGCGAATTTCCTTTCCACCAGGCCGGTGAGGGCTTTTTCGACTTCGGAATGGCCGAGGGTCATGACCGGGTCGCGGGAGGTCTTTTGGTTGCAGGCGGTGACCACGGAGTTGAGGGTGAGGGGGTAGAGCTCCGGGGTGGTGAGGGATTTCTCCACCAGAGAGCCGAGGATGCGGGCTTCGATGGGGCTGAGTTGGTCGGGCATGAGGGGATTCTAGCGTTAGTCGCGGCGCAGTGCAATGGGCGGGGCGCGGCGGGTGGCGCCGGAGGGGCCAGCTCTCCCTACGTCAGCCGGATGGCCCTGCGCACGCAGTCCAATATCTCCCCGGAAAGCGCGGGCTTGGGGAGATAGGCGTCGTAGCCGGGCACGAACCCCGGCACCGTCTCGGCCGGTTTCCTCTCACCCGCGGCGCATGCCGTCATGATGATGACCGGCACCCTCTTCTGGTTCGGGCTCGCGGGCAGCAGCGCGATGAACTCGGGCAGATCGGCGCCGCAGCCCGGCAGATCCGCCAAGCACACCACGGCCGGCCGATACCTGAGGACGGCGACCAAAGCCGCGCTCATCCGGGAGGATACGATGACCCTGAAGCCTTGCCCCGCCAGGACCTCCCTCAGGAAGACCAGCAAGTCCGGGTCATTGCCCACCAGGAGGACCGGGCCGTTCTTCCGCGGCGCTCCCTGGCTGCGGGGCTCGGTGTCGGGCGATCCCGGCAGATCCTCCGGCAAGTCCCCGATGCCGCGGCCATGGTGCTTTCTGGACATCCGAGGAGTTTAGCAGGAGAACGCCCGGATTACCAGTGCTGGAGCGTCCTGGAGCCGCGGCGGCTTTTGGTATCATAGCCCTCATGACCTGGCTGCCCCTCATAGTCGCCGCCGGCCTCGCCCGCGCCCAGGTCCCCGCCGCGCCGCCCGCGATCTCCACGGCCGCCTTCGCCGAAGCCGACCGACTCTACTTCCACCGCCACCAGGCCCGGAACCTCGAAGACTCCATATCCGCCTTGGAAGCCCGGCTCCAGGCCTCCCCCGACCAGCCCGCCGTACTCTGGCGCCTCGGCCGCAGCCTCGTGCGCCTGGGCGAGCGCCGGGACGCCAAGCCCGACAAGCTCGCCGACTACACCCGGGCCGAGGCCTTGCTGAAGAAGGCCGTTGCGCTTGCGCCCCGTGAGCCCCAGGCCCACTTTTGGCTCGGCATAGCCATGGGCCGGCGCGGGCAGGTCCGCGGCATCCTGCGCTCGCTCTTCCTCGTCGGGCCCATGCGCCGGGAGATGCGCACCGTGCTCCAGCTCGACCCCCAGAGCGGAGGCCCGCACCACGTCCTGGGCGAGATGCTCATGGAGATCCCCGCGATCGCGGGCGGGGACAAGAAGGAAGGGGTGCGGGAATTGGAGCTTGCGGCCCGGCTGGAGCCCGACTACTCGCCGCACTTCACGGCTCTGGCCGAAGCCTATATCGCTGTGGGGGAAAAAGCCAAGGCCAAGGCCGCGCTCGAGCACGTCGCCGCCATCCGCAGTCCCGCCGACCCCGGGGAATACGAGGAGAACGTCCAGGAGGCCCGGGACCTGCTCAAGCAGCTGGAGAAGTGATCAGGCCCTCTTCTCGAACGGCAGGGGCACGGGCGTCTCCACCCCGTCCTTGTAGAAGACCCCGCGCTTGAGCTCCAAGGTCGCGGGCTTGTCCGCGCCGGGCTTGAGCGCCGCCACCTTGAAGCCCGTCCCGGGCGCGCCGTAGAGCGCGGCCAAGGCTTCCCCGAAGTCCATCCGCGCCGTGGCGCGGCCTGCGATGGCGGTCAGCATGTCGCCGACGCGCAATCCCGCTTTCTCCGCGCTGCGCCCCGGGATCACGAGGGTCACCTCGAAGACGCGGCCGGCCTCGGTGTCCTTGGTCTTGATCCAGAGCCCGGCTCCGGCCGGGTAGAACTGCGGCGGCTCCGTCACCGCGATCGGCTCGGTCAATTCCAGGCGCAGGCGCACGTCGGGCTCCAGGATGCGGGCGCTGCGGCGCTTCTTCTTCTGGTCCAGGCTCACCGGCTCGCCCATGACCAAGCTCCCGCCCGGGCTCACCTTGAGCAGAGGCTGTTTGCCGGCGGCGTCCGTCAGGCGGGCGGAGATGGGGATGATATGCCCTCCCGCCAAGGACGCCTTGAAGAAATGGATGCGCACGGACCGTACTCCATCGGACTCGCTCGTGTGCAGGACTTTGCCCCAGACCGTGCTGCGCGGGGGCAGACAGAGGAAGTCCAGGCTCGCGTCGCTGGCCACGGCCATGGTCACCTCGCCGGCGAGGATGTCGCCTGTGCCCACCGTGTAGGGCAGGCCGTCCGGAAAGCGCATCCAAAGGACCTGTTTTGCCGGGACGTTGACCTGCAAAGACGGCGCCCGGGCCAGGACCGCCTGCGCGGACTGGGCGGCGCCTGCCAGCAGGCTGTCCTTGAGCACGGCCTCGCGCGCCGAGATGTCCTGCGGGCCGCGCACGAAGGCCGGTTCTTCTCCCGGGAAACGGGACTGCAGGTCCACCACCTGCAGGCCGCGCCGCGCCACGGCCCGGAGCCGCAGAGCGGGGTCCCAGCCGAGCCAGGCCTGCGCGGCGTCGCCGCGCGAACGGACGGGCGCGCCGTTGAGGAATGCCAGACGGTCCCGGGCTTGAAGGCCCAGCGTCCCGGCTTCGGAGCCGGGCAGGACCGCGAGCGCCTCAGCCGAGTCCTCCCCGTCGCGCAGGAAGGTCCCCAAAGCGGTCAGCGAGCCGACGGAGGCCACGGGGCCGCCGTCCCTCGTCCCGGAAGGCGCGGGCGCCGGCGGAGCGTCGGGCATCGGCACGGCGGCGGGGTGCAGCG
This genomic window contains:
- a CDS encoding ATP-binding protein, with amino-acid sequence MKWPRWRRPGLFLRFVLVLGALALLPAAFLAVELTGISQRGMQAAVLELHTKMAEKLAEQVEVFFKVTDDKLAFALASLHKGMDWEDKRELLRSLIETQTDVVEIGILDARGRELGKVCNPDLGSDPRLRSFASAPGWREAARGRRRTRSVVRYRAEPALEMFYPVGPRDWARVLVSLRSLEDHIVSERIGDTGFAVLLDGKGEVLFYPRDRLTPAAAAGISVRPAVQEALRSRSVGSRNVPEFAGLAWVSAYAPVAAIGGVVFILQQRQEAYASAIQMRRAAVWVLLLVSAAAVLAATFLARRLSLPVLSLTRGAEAVSRGDFQARVDVRTGDELQDLAETFNTMASELHRYSALQVDRLLAQQLKTEAVLFSTSDGIIMLDEEGRVQLANRRVRELLGLNAALRIEGRSLREVMPDSSLRELVLQSCADPRPDKFKDIDLSTETSRRCLRISALPVVAPATGAALGVVTTVRDVSFEKELDRMKEEFLHYITHDLRNPLTSAMGFVDVLLKGTAGALNPRQHDMVAMVKRSCGHLMGMVNNILDIAKLESGHIQPQLRPASLADISGRALALLEPLAAQKSIKLALAAAGESSVEADAALIERVVINLVGNAIKFTPKSGAVTVNVVDAGSEVRVSVADTGEGIPSRYLDRIFQKFEQVAGQRHGGTGLGLTISKYFVEAHLGRIWVESQVGKGSRFTFAIPKGLSVDGSGTLSVDSAPPPLT
- a CDS encoding aminopeptidase; translated protein: MKDPRNETLARLLVDYSTELKKGDTLYLEVKGRDTLELAKDVLRCATQRGATTFWFYNDESLQRHFVRHAGERQFRELAALHLSLMKKADAYIGIRGSDNPFDLADMPAEQMGRMQKIFFQTVHMRQRIPHTRWVVLRYPNNAMAQLAKTSQEAFADFYYDVCCADYPRMDKAMDRLVALLRRTDKVRLTGRGTDLSFSIKGIPAIKCAGKLNIPDGEVYTAPVRGSVNGTIRYNTPTLHDGIVFHGVTLTFKDGKVVKASADAHGDKLNAVLDTDAGARYVGEFALGVNPFIREPMLDTLFDEKIAGSFHFTPGACYDDADNGNKSAVHWDLVFIQRPEYGGGEMWFDGKLVRKDGAFTDRTLERQFSKANLAPAGR
- a CDS encoding YceH family protein, whose translation is MPDQLSPIEARILGSLVEKSLTTPELYPLTLNSVVTACNQKTSRDPVMTLGHSEVEKALTGLVERKFAGRIHEAGARAAKYSHHIDVLLATEDPKTIGAICILLLRGPQTPGEIKTRAERLCEFESTVEVEALMAALASRVDGAIISRLPRQPGQKESRYQQLFTENAPQQEPQAPAAQPPAPAEPAPDRVARLEARVAEIEAALRELQQRFAAKT
- a CDS encoding PDZ domain-containing protein, producing MNTPSALPRIVFAASLLLALAPAWAAGGAPTDSGTAPSIQAGPADDAPARPARKVSIRQRPAPAARKPLPAQTKRPPAKAVPQEAASAPALPLHPAAVPMPDAPPAPAPSGTRDGGPVASVGSLTALGTFLRDGEDSAEALAVLPGSEAGTLGLQARDRLAFLNGAPVRSRGDAAQAWLGWDPALRLRAVARRGLQVVDLQSRFPGEEPAFVRGPQDISAREAVLKDSLLAGAAQSAQAVLARAPSLQVNVPAKQVLWMRFPDGLPYTVGTGDILAGEVTMAVASDASLDFLCLPPRSTVWGKVLHTSESDGVRSVRIHFFKASLAGGHIIPISARLTDAAGKQPLLKVSPGGSLVMGEPVSLDQKKKRRSARILEPDVRLRLELTEPIAVTEPPQFYPAGAGLWIKTKDTEAGRVFEVTLVIPGRSAEKAGLRVGDMLTAIAGRATARMDFGEALAALYGAPGTGFKVAALKPGADKPATLELKRGVFYKDGVETPVPLPFEKRA